A window from Amblyomma americanum isolate KBUSLIRL-KWMA chromosome 7, ASM5285725v1, whole genome shotgun sequence encodes these proteins:
- the LOC144099197 gene encoding uncharacterized protein LOC144099197 — MKVFIVLAVVCAAAHAGFIGGGHGGTSTQHRSQDISGAYSFGYNENHATGGTSRWESGDGVGNKKGSYSLRGADGRWRTVKYVADGAGFRAAVSTNEPGTAPSSPASAGINAPILAVPAGPYHGGAYGGGYGGYGAGAYGAGAYGAGAYLGGGAYGAGAGIGAGATKAAHVFGPAIPGTGFYGGYGAGFGGYGGYGAGYGGAYGLHGHGAHGVIKHF; from the exons ATGAAG GTCTTCATTGTTCTCGCTGTCGTCTGCGCCGCCGCCCATGCCGGCTTCATCGGTGGCGGTCACGGAGGAACTTCGACTCAACACCGCTCCCAGGAT ATCTCCGGCGCCTACAGCTTCGGTTACAACGAGAACCACGCTACCGGTGGCACCTCCCGTTGGGAATCCGGTGATGGCGTGGGCAACAAGAAGGGCTCTTACAGCCTGCGGGGCGCCGACGGCCGCTGGCGTACTGTCAAGTACGTCGCTGATGGCGCCGGTTTCCGCGCTGCTGTGTCCACCAACGAGCCCGGTACCGCCCCCTCTTCTCCCGCCTCCGCCGGCATCAACGCCCCGATCCTCGCCGTTCCCGCTGGACCCTACCACGGCGGCGCCTACGGAGGTGGCTACGGAGGATACGGAGCCGGAGCTTACGGTGCTGGAGCCTACGGAGCTGGAGCATACCTCGGCGGCGGTGCTTACGGGGCCGGAGCTGGCATCGGAGCTGGAGCCACTAAGGCGGCTCACGTCTTCGGACCCGCCATCCCTGGAACTGGCTTCTATGGCGGCTACGGCGCTGGCTTCGGAGGCTACGGAGGCTACGGAGCAGGCTACGGCGGTGCTTACGGACTTCACGGACACGGCGCCCACGGCGTTATTAAGCATT